The DNA segment AGTTGCAATTCTTGCTAACAATCACCCAGAGTTACTCGCCATTTTATTCGCATGTGGATTGAAAGGTTATATATACGTACCCTTAAATTTCCGTTTAAGTCTAATCGAACTGACAGAGATTCTTACTAATTGTGAACCAGCCATTCTAATTACTGATTATTCTTATGAAGAGCTTATATACTCATTGCCTGTTAAAAAGATGCTAAACCGTGAAGTGCGACTAGAAGGGAAATCATTTATTAATGAGTCAATTCAAGTGACATCTATTTCTGCTGATGAACCATGGATGATAATCTACACAGGAGGCACGACAGGTAAATCTAAAGGTGTACAACTTTCTTATAACAACGTAAATTGGAATGCAATGAATACCATTGTAAGCTGGGGGCTTTCTGATAGAGATTGCACGGTTACATATATGCCTTTATTTCATACCGGAGGTCTAAACGCACTTTCAATCCCTATATTAATGGCGGGTGGCACAGTAGTCATTGGTGACCGATTCGATGGGAAGCAAGCGATAGAGGAAATAATTAAACGTAAAGCCACTATTTCATTGTTTGTACCGACAATGTATCAAGTGATGACGCAAACAGAGACATTCAAAAATAGTGATTTTCCAAACGTAAAAGTTTTTTTATCTGGTGGTGCTCCATGTCCTTTTACTATATATGAACAATTTGAAAAAAAAGGATTACCCTTTAAAGAAGGCTATGGTCTTACGGAAGCGGGTCCTAATAATTTTGTGATTGATGTAGATGCTGTAAAGTTTAAGAAAGGTTCAGTAGGTAAGAATATGCAATTTGTAGATACGTTAATTGTTTCAGTAATGAATAAACCGACTGCTATTAATGAGGTTGGTGAACTCTGGATTCGCGGTAAACATGTATTTACAGGTTATTGGCGAAATGAAAAGGAAACAGCCGATGTCATGAATGACGAGTGGTTAAAAACGGGAGATTTAGCAAAAATGGATGCTGAAGGCGACTATTATATTGTTGGAAGAAAGAAAGATATGATTGTGACGGGTGGAGAAAATGTGTATCCTCAAGAAATCGAGCATTGCTTAATCCAACATAGAATGATTAGAGAGGCAGCAGTTATTGGACTTCCTGATGAGAAATGGGGGGAAGTTGTTACTGCATTTATTTCTCTTACAGAACCTGCTTCGTATTCAGAAAAACAATTAATTGACCATTGTCGTCAGTATTTAGGTGGCTACAAAGTCCCGAAGGCATTTGTTATAGTAGAAGAATTACCTAAAACACATGTTGGAAAGATAGATAAAAAAAAATTGCTTTACTTAAAACCTTAGGTGGCAAGGCATTACTCAAGGTTTTTCAATACAAACTTCAAAATCATGGATTAAATGTATATTTTCTAATGAATTATGGCAGATTGTACTTGGGGTAGTTTTTTTGCTAAGGAAGTATTCTCCATTTTTAGAAACTTAGCGTTAATATTTTCTCAATATTTAGTTTTCAGCACTAATTTCCTTTCCTTCGGGAATTTTTGGAACGATTCGATAAGCTTTTCATAAAATGAAGATAATACGTGTGGTAGAAATGAACAATCAAATTGAGAGAAATACGATAATAATACCGTTACACAAAAGGAGACAATGTCTTATGAGTTAGGAAGACTATAGGTTATGCTTAGTGAGCAATAGTAATTAATTGGGTTTATAAATACGAGTATTTATATGACGATAAACCAATTTCTTATCTTGAACGCTATGGTGTAGGCTGCTTAATGATGATTTATCACAGCTAACACATCGAATTGATGAATTATATATAGGGGGTCATTTTTT comes from the Paenisporosarcina antarctica genome and includes:
- a CDS encoding class I adenylate-forming enzyme family protein, with the protein product MYNDQTWFLKRAKMVPSHLACIDINSGQQWTYAQFTNLIKEWVHRLSLEQLKQGDRVAILANNHPELLAILFACGLKGYIYVPLNFRLSLIELTEILTNCEPAILITDYSYEELIYSLPVKKMLNREVRLEGKSFINESIQVTSISADEPWMIIYTGGTTGKSKGVQLSYNNVNWNAMNTIVSWGLSDRDCTVTYMPLFHTGGLNALSIPILMAGGTVVIGDRFDGKQAIEEIIKRKATISLFVPTMYQVMTQTETFKNSDFPNVKVFLSGGAPCPFTIYEQFEKKGLPFKEGYGLTEAGPNNFVIDVDAVKFKKGSVGKNMQFVDTLIVSVMNKPTAINEVGELWIRGKHVFTGYWRNEKETADVMNDEWLKTGDLAKMDAEGDYYIVGRKKDMIVTGGENVYPQEIEHCLIQHRMIREAAVIGLPDEKWGEVVTAFISLTEPASYSEKQLIDHCRQYLGGYKVPKAFVIVEELPKTHVGKIDKKKLLYLKP